Proteins from a genomic interval of Nocardia sp. BMG51109:
- a CDS encoding DUF3039 domain-containing protein — protein sequence MSTDTLVRPDTTTDESTDSDIPKYFHYVKKDKIAESAVMGTHVVALCGEVFPVTRSAKPGSPVCPECKRIFEQLKKD from the coding sequence GTGAGTACCGACACTCTAGTGCGTCCGGATACGACCACCGACGAGTCGACCGACAGCGATATCCCGAAGTACTTCCACTACGTGAAGAAGGACAAGATCGCCGAGAGCGCGGTCATGGGCACCCACGTAGTGGCACTGTGCGGCGAGGTGTTCCCCGTCACGCGTTCGGCCAAGCCCGGCTCCCCGGTCTGCCCGGAGTGCAAACGCATCTTCGAACAGTTGAAGAAGGACTAG
- a CDS encoding DUF3099 domain-containing protein produces MRPPGSIPRPSRRSEGYFPGEDRHPALITEAAPSLEQQHRDRVRRYTVIMAFRIPCLVLAALAYGLWANPWISLAIIGVSIPLPWIAVLIANDRPPRRKDEPSRWDARRAAKALESGDHRPIDG; encoded by the coding sequence ATGCGTCCGCCCGGTTCGATCCCGCGTCCGTCGCGACGCTCCGAGGGCTACTTTCCCGGCGAGGATCGGCACCCCGCCCTGATCACCGAGGCCGCCCCGTCACTCGAGCAGCAGCATCGAGACCGGGTGCGCCGCTACACGGTCATCATGGCGTTCCGTATCCCGTGCCTGGTGCTGGCCGCGCTGGCGTACGGGCTGTGGGCCAATCCCTGGATTTCGCTGGCCATCATCGGCGTCTCGATTCCGCTGCCGTGGATCGCGGTGCTGATCGCCAACGACCGCCCGCCGCGCCGCAAGGACGAGCCCAGCCGCTGGGACGCCCGCCGCGCGGCCAAGGCCCTCGAATCAGGCGACCACCGCCCGATCGACGGCTGA